A stretch of Castanea sativa cultivar Marrone di Chiusa Pesio chromosome 2, ASM4071231v1 DNA encodes these proteins:
- the LOC142624695 gene encoding putative protein phosphatase 2C 42, protein MLQALMNLLSLCWKPFGQHDGEKLDQIGVIGAANFVGREGRDGLLWYRDIGRYATGDFSLAVVQANLVLEDQFQIESGQFGTFVGVYDGHGGPEAARYVCDNMFNHFQATLAEVGGVVTADTIQRAFLQTEEGFTARVSESWSTQPNMATVGSCCLVGVIFQRTLFVANLGDSRVVLGKKVGNTGGIAAIQLSTEHNANFEDVRQELKELHPNDPQIVVLKHGVWRVKGIIQVSRSIGDVYMKHAQYNREPINAKFRLPEPMDMPIMSATPTIISHQLQANDSFLIFASDGLWEHLSNEKAVDIVHNHPHAGSAKRLVKAALQEAARKREMRYSDLRKIDKKVRRHFHDDITVIVLFLNHDLISRGMVLEPPLSIRSVHDH, encoded by the exons ATGCTTCAGGCATTGATGAATCTGCTCTCTCTGTGCTGGAAGCCATTCGGGCAGCACGACGGTGAGAAACTCGATCAAATCGGTGTGATCGGAGCAGCCAATTTCGTCGGAAGAGAAGGTAGAGATGGATTGCTTTGGTACCGCGATATCGGAAGGTACGCCACCGGAGATTTCTCCCTGGCCGTCGTCCAAGCCAACCTCGTCCTCGAAGACCAGTTTCAGATCGAGTCCGGTCAATTCGGTACCTTCGTCGGCGTCTACGACGGTCACGGTGGCCCCGAGGCCGCTCGCTACGTCTGCGATAACATGTTCAATCATTTCCAAG CAACATTAGCTGAGGTGGGGGGAGTTGTGACAGCTGATACCATCCAGAGAGCATTCCTCCAAACAGAGGAAGGGTTTACTGCTCGTGTATCGGAGTCATGGAGTACTCAACCCAATATGGCAACTGTTGGGTCATGCTGTCTGGTTGGAGTTATATTTCAGCGGACTCTTTTTGTGGCAAACCTAGGAGATTCCCGCGTTGTGTTGGGCAAGAAAGTTGGCAACACTGGTGGAATTGCTGCCATACAGTTATCAACAGAGCACAATGCAAACTTTGAGGATGTCAGGCAGGAGCTTAAGGAGTTACACCCTAATGATCCTCAAATTGTTGTCCTTAAGCACGGAGTTTGGAGAGTAAAAGGCATTATTCAG GTTTCAAGATCTATAGGCGATGTATATATGAAACATGCCCAGTATAACAGGGAACCAATTAATGCAAAATTTAGACTTCCAGAGCCAATGGACATGCCGATCATGTCTGCCACCCCAACTATTATTTCGCATCAACTCCAAGCAAATGATTCTTTCCTTATATTTGCATCAGATGGTCTATGGGAGCACTTGAGCAATGAAAAAGCTGTGGATATTGTCCACAATCATCCACATGCA GGAAGTGCTAAAAGGCTTGTCAAGGCTGCCCTACAAGAAGCGGCAAGAAAACGAGAAATGAGATATTCAGATCTTCGCAAAATTGATAAGAAGGTTCGACGCCATTTTCATGACGATATAACTGTTATTGTTTTGTTCCTAAACCACGACCTTATATCCAGAGGGATGGTGCTAGAACCCCCACTCTCAATCCGAAGTGTTCATGATCACTGA